The following nucleotide sequence is from Chryseobacterium sp. CY350.
GTTTCTTTCCGGTAAATCGGCCACTCAGGATAGTTTCTTCCATATTTTCGATTATTTGCATCAGAACGGAAAGCAGATTATTCTTACGTCAGATAAAGCTCCTGTAGATATTATGGATATTCAGGACAGAATTGTTTCCCGTTTCAAATGGGGACTTTCTGCAGAGATTAAATCTCCGGATCTTGATACCCGAAAAAGAATTATCGTTGACAAACTAAGCAGAGACGGAATTGTTTTAACAGACGACATGCTCGATTTTCTTGCTGCAGAAGCAAAAACCAACGTAAGAGAACTTATTGGGGTTATCAATTCAGTGATTGCTTATTCTACAATTTATAAATCAGATTTAAGTTTAGAATTATTAAAGGAAACCATTAATAAGATTGCCGCTAACCAGAAAAAAATCATCAATATTCCTTATATTCAGGAGGTTGTATGTGAGTATTTTGGAATTAAGAGAGAGCAGCTTTTGTCTAAAACAAGAAAAAGAGAAATTGCGTTACCGAGACAACTGGCGATGTATTTTGCAAAAGAATTTACCAATGCAACTTTTACGAAAATAGGTGAAGAAATGGGCGGTAAAGACCATTCGACCGTGATGTACGCTTGTGATACGATAAAAGATGTTTCCAAAATCGATAAGGAAGTAAAGAAATATGTAAAAGAACTTACAGAAAAAATTAAACATTAATCTGTAAACGACATCATAAAGAAATGGAGACTATTTGTTCTCCATTTTTTGTTTAATTTTGTCAGCTTAAAATCTTACTATAAATTTTTCAATATTTAAATTAAGTTAATGAAAATACTGATGGTCTGTCTCGGCAATATATGCAGAAGTCCGCTTGCAGAAGGGATTTTAAGATCCAAACTTCCTGATAGTTTTGTGGTTGATTCTGCGGGTACAATCTCTATGCACGAAGGCGAAACTCCTGATAAAAGAGCCGTAAAAACTGCTGCAAATCATCATATTGATATCTCAAAGCAAAAATCGAGACCAATTCAAATGACAGATTTTGATCAATTTGATAAGATCTATTGTATGGATTTGAAAAATCTTGAAGACGTTATCTCGCTGACTAGAACTGAAGAGCAACGTCAAAAAGTTCATCTGTTCTTAGAAGAGGCCGGAAATCATCAGAATTCTGAAGTTCCAGATCCATATTGGGGAAATCTCGATGATTTTGAAAAAGTCTATCAATTGTTGGATCGTGCTAGCAACAAGATTTCGCATCAACTTCAACAACAGGTAATTACCAATAAAATAAGATAACTAAGTTATCGCTCATATTTAAATATCAAAATAACAATACAATGCTTTTCTTAATTCCGGCTTATCTTTCAGAAAATACACCAATCACGCATTTTTCTCCTGTGATAAAAGATTATATCATGCAGACAGATTTTTTCTTTGTTGAGAATGAAAAGACGGCGAGAAAAGTTATTAAATTTTTCGCTCCTGATAAAAAGCAATCAGATTTAAAATTATTTCTTTTAGATAAGTATACAGAAAATTCTGACATTAAAGAAGCTCAAGACAGAATGCTGAATGGCCAGGATTTCGGATTATTATCAGAGGCAGGACTTCCTTGTATCGCAGATCCCGGAAATTTAGTGGTAAAATGGTGTCATGAGAAAAAAATACGAGTTATTCCTATTTCCGGGCCGTCATCGATCATCCTTGCTTTGATTTCCAGTGGTTTCAACGGGCAGGAATTTAGTTTTAACGGTTATCTTCCGATCGAAAAAGGCGAAAAGAAAAAGAGAATACAATATCTGGAAAGTGAACTTCAAAAGACAGGATACACCCAAATTTTTATGGAAACACCGTATCGAAACAATGCGCTTTTCGAAGATCTTTGTAAATTTTTATCTCCGCAAACAAAACTTTGTATTGCCGCAAACATTAATGATGCAGAGCATGAATTCATCAAAACTTTAAGCATCAAAGACTGGCAAAAACAGAAACCTGAACTTCATAAAATTCCTGCGGTATTTGTTATAGGGAAATAGAATTGAACTTTTTTTTCTCTCGCAGATTTTGCTGAGTACGCAGATTATAATTTCAAATATGTATAAAGTTGTTTATAATGAATATCTTCAATTGATTTTACTGACTTTAATTCCAAATCACCTTGTCTTCCACAAGAATATCAATCCTAAAATTTATATCAAATAATTTATTACCATATTTAACGGGTAGTAATAGTTCTGATCTTACTGTAAGACCGTTTTCTTCTAATTCATAAACTAAAATTTTCTGGTAAACAGATTCAAGCAATCCTTGTCCTAAAGAATTGTATACATTAAAAATACATTTTCTTACAATGTAAGATATTTCGTTCTCATCAATTTGTGTTATTTAATTACGAACATAGTAATTTAACAGCTGTTAACAACTCTTTAGCATCATTATTGCGAATACAAAGACATAACATTAAAAAATAAATTATGTCTGACAAAAAATTAGCAGGACTTTGGATTGATAGCCAGAAAGCAGTAGTTGTGAAAAATCATGACGCGCAAAATGCATTCAAATTTTTTCTATGCAGTCCTGTAAAAGCAGTTATCCAACATGGTAATTCTAGTGAAAATGCAGGCAATAATGCCGAGCAAACCAATAAAGTTAAATTTTTCAAAGAAGTAGAGCATCTTTTAACGAATTCCGAGGAAGTTTTAATTACTGGTCCGGGAACAATTCAGGAAGAACTGAAACATTATCTGCATGATACAGCACAATTTAAAGATTTAAAAATTACGTTAGAAACATCTCAGCAAATGTCTGATGAGCAGGTTTTAGAAACTGTGAAAACTCATTTTAATGCTTAGATAATTATTTATTGCAATGAAACATCCGAATATCTAAAGTGTTCGGATGTTTTTTTTATGAATTTACTTTTTTTATATTGTTTTTCCTTCATATCTCCCAAACTAGACTTTTAATGCATCAATTCTAAGTATAGTAATTTATTTTTCTCCTCTATCAAATGAAGTTTCCTTTTAAAAAAGTCAGTCTCATCTTTTAGTTCCCGCATATTTTCTGAGTTTATACATGTCTTTAGTGGTTTTGCACATCAGCTTATTACGATATTTTCCAGAAAAAATTTTCTTATTATTTAAGTTTTACAGAAACATCTGTATGCTCTTCTTTAACAGCAATGTGTTAAATTTTTTAGTTGAAAGTAATTAATTGATTGTAAAAACAGGACAGTTAAATATTTATTAATATTTTTATTGAATGAAAAAATGTCTTTTTGCTTTTTTGTTTTCATCATTAATTTTCGCCCAACAATCTCCAAAACTGACCAATGAAATGGCAGTTAAGTTAGCAGAAAAACCTCTGCATTGCATCAATCAGGAATATCCGAATAAGACCGCACATATCATCAATACCGAAGGCGAAGTTTCTTTGAGTCCGAAAGATCTGCATCCTAGTTTTTATGGTTGTTTTGATTGGCATTCCTCCGTACATGGTCATTGGATGTTGTTGCGTTTGCTGAAGACCAAACCCGATTTGTCAATTGCTAAAGACATTGAGAATATCTTAGATAACTCATTTAAAAAAGAAAATTTACAGACTGAAGCAGATTACTTTTCAAAATATCAGCTCACAACAACTTTTGAAAGAACGTACGGCTGGGCTTGGTTGCTAAAGTTAGATGAAGAATTAATGACATGGAATCATCCGAAAGCTAAAATCTGGCATGATAATTTAAAACCTCTAACCGATAAAATTCTTGCTTCCTGGAAAACCTATTTGCCTAAACAGACTTATCCCAACCGAACCGGAGTTCATCCGAATACTGCATTTGCAATGGTTTTTGCATTGGATTGGGCAAGAGCTGCAAAAGATAAAGATTTCGAAAATCAATTAACTGAGAAAGCGAAATATTTTTATTTAGCCAATACGAAAACGCCTGCTTATCTAGAACCGGACGGTTCAGATTTTTTCTCGCCAAGTCTTGAAATTGCCGATTTAATGCGCAGAATTCTTCCCCAAAAAGAATTTGTAAAATGGCTAGATAATTTCTATGAAAAAAGAAGCTTAGAAAATATAAAGAAAATTCCGGTCGTCAGCGATTTGAGTGATTATCAAACGGTTCATCTCGTAGGATTGTCTTTCACAAAAGCGTGGTGTATGAAGGGAATTGCAAAATCACTTCCGGATAATCATCCTTTGAAAAAGGAATTTCAGAAAACGGCAAATGTTTTTTTGAACAACGGACTTCCATTATTATTCCAGGGAAATTACGGAGGAGATCATTGGTTGGCAAGTTTTGCGGTGTATGCTTTGGAAGATTAATATTTGTTTTTACATTTTAAAAAGTGTATTATTCAAAATCTTTGTATTTCATTATTAAGTAGAACGCCATTGTTTATCTTAAAATTATGCACAAGGCTTTTAAAAAAAATCATTGTCTATCCTTGCGTTTAATCAAATAATTTAAAATCAATATCTAATCCCTAATTTCTTCAGAACAAAACTTAACAACCAGATCGGTCCGATCAAAAGAAATTGTAGATCTTTCAGAAAAGACGGTTTTTTGCCTTCAATTTTATGTCCCACAAATTGCAAAATCCATGTAATTACGAAAACTGAGAGATAGACCACCCACGATTTATTTCCGAAATGAATATTGACAGCATATGCAAAATGTTCCATTAAAAGCATAGCAAAAATCATGATGAAACCAATCAAAAGAGATAGTCTAAGATAAAATAAGGTAACTAGAATCACTGCAATTAAACTCACCAGACTCATACATCCAAAGTAAGATGCACAGAAATGTGGAGACGGAATCAAAGAAATAAATCCTAAGATTGTCCAGAAAATCAAAGGAACACAAATCCAGTGGATCATCTTGTTGGTGGAGTTTCTGTGGCTTTCTGCGTATTCTGCGAAAAGCAAATTGATCTTTCTCATATTCTCTAATTTGGGTTTACTAAAATAATAAATTTTTGCAATCGGGAGACAGATTGTTTACATTTGCTATATGTCTGCTCTAGAAAAATTCGGGGTCGAGATTTTTACACAACATAATATCTTTGAAAGAATCTCCGCCAGCAAACCTTTCCGTCCCGATAATCCTGCTTTTATCTTTATTAAAAGTGGTTCTATCAAGTTGAGGCAACATTTTAGTGATCTCGAACTTTCTGCAAATATGTTTATGGTGACAGATCCGCAAACTGTGTACGAAATGATCTCTGTAAGCGACGATTTTCAATCGAGAATGGTTTCTTATAAAAGAGAGTTTATCTCGGCTTTGTCTTTAAAATTCAATCGGTTAATTACCTATCGCTATTTTCGCCAGCAGATGAATGTGGGTGTTCCTTTTCATCAGGATGATATGGATGTGGTGTGGAAAAGTGTGAATTTCTTAAAATATATCTTAGATTCTACTACTGAAATGACTTATAAAAAAGAAATGGTGGAGCATTTGTTCTCTGTTTTCTGTTATCAAATGGCTGGTATTATTTCAAATGAAGACAGTAATTCTATGAATCAGATGTCGAGACAGGAAGAGATTGTTTTCATTTTTCTTAATGATTTGGTTTCTCATCATCATAATGACAGAACTGTTGAATTTTATGCAGAACGACAGTCGATTACAACCAGACATCTCTCTTCTGTAGTGAAAGCTATTACAGGAAAGTCTGCAAGTCATATTATTGCTT
It contains:
- a CDS encoding DUF2891 domain-containing protein is translated as MKKCLFAFLFSSLIFAQQSPKLTNEMAVKLAEKPLHCINQEYPNKTAHIINTEGEVSLSPKDLHPSFYGCFDWHSSVHGHWMLLRLLKTKPDLSIAKDIENILDNSFKKENLQTEADYFSKYQLTTTFERTYGWAWLLKLDEELMTWNHPKAKIWHDNLKPLTDKILASWKTYLPKQTYPNRTGVHPNTAFAMVFALDWARAAKDKDFENQLTEKAKYFYLANTKTPAYLEPDGSDFFSPSLEIADLMRRILPQKEFVKWLDNFYEKRSLENIKKIPVVSDLSDYQTVHLVGLSFTKAWCMKGIAKSLPDNHPLKKEFQKTANVFLNNGLPLLFQGNYGGDHWLASFAVYALED
- a CDS encoding SAM-dependent methyltransferase, which translates into the protein MLFLIPAYLSENTPITHFSPVIKDYIMQTDFFFVENEKTARKVIKFFAPDKKQSDLKLFLLDKYTENSDIKEAQDRMLNGQDFGLLSEAGLPCIADPGNLVVKWCHEKKIRVIPISGPSSIILALISSGFNGQEFSFNGYLPIEKGEKKKRIQYLESELQKTGYTQIFMETPYRNNALFEDLCKFLSPQTKLCIAANINDAEHEFIKTLSIKDWQKQKPELHKIPAVFVIGK
- a CDS encoding low molecular weight protein-tyrosine-phosphatase, whose translation is MKILMVCLGNICRSPLAEGILRSKLPDSFVVDSAGTISMHEGETPDKRAVKTAANHHIDISKQKSRPIQMTDFDQFDKIYCMDLKNLEDVISLTRTEEQRQKVHLFLEEAGNHQNSEVPDPYWGNLDDFEKVYQLLDRASNKISHQLQQQVITNKIR
- a CDS encoding GxxExxY protein; its protein translation is MLESVYQKILVYELEENGLTVRSELLLPVKYGNKLFDINFRIDILVEDKVIWN
- a CDS encoding Mpo1 family 2-hydroxy fatty acid dioxygenase translates to MRKINLLFAEYAESHRNSTNKMIHWICVPLIFWTILGFISLIPSPHFCASYFGCMSLVSLIAVILVTLFYLRLSLLIGFIMIFAMLLMEHFAYAVNIHFGNKSWVVYLSVFVITWILQFVGHKIEGKKPSFLKDLQFLLIGPIWLLSFVLKKLGIRY
- a CDS encoding helix-turn-helix domain-containing protein, yielding MSALEKFGVEIFTQHNIFERISASKPFRPDNPAFIFIKSGSIKLRQHFSDLELSANMFMVTDPQTVYEMISVSDDFQSRMVSYKREFISALSLKFNRLITYRYFRQQMNVGVPFHQDDMDVVWKSVNFLKYILDSTTEMTYKKEMVEHLFSVFCYQMAGIISNEDSNSMNQMSRQEEIVFIFLNDLVSHHHNDRTVEFYAERQSITTRHLSSVVKAITGKSASHIIALMVINEAKVLLNSSKKPVSEISTILGFSDQYSFSHFFKKHLDVSPSQYRQQFEV